Below is a genomic region from Epinephelus moara isolate mb chromosome 9, YSFRI_EMoa_1.0, whole genome shotgun sequence.
TTCTTAaccacgtaaaaaaaaaaaaaaaaaatcagtgtcagtTTAAGTGTGCGTTATATTTACAATATTCTCACTGATTTTCCGCCGGGGgactgaagctgttatctcaaagccaccagactccattgacaaaaacagtaattttagagCAAAGGAACAAGTACAACATTCACTTACActgatactgtttttttttaggtgagTCTTTTTAGCTGGCTGAAATATGTCAGATAGGTTGACCCACTGTGCTTAACTATATCTCTTAAATGTTATAGttacaactgaataaatgacaacagaaataaatacgTTTGCCGATGTGTCATGTCTCTGCAATTCAAAAcaattgccagttgtctacccAGAAGTATTAGCACAACATCATGGTGATTCAGTCAATGGGGGCCAGCTGAAGAACCCTGTGTGGTTCTACTTAATCCCTTTATTTCTAAGATTGCACCCTATCTGAGCAACAGTCAAATCACCAAGTGTcctacaacataaaacaaacttACTCCACACTGTGGAAACAATGCTGTTGGCTACAAATCTGGTCACTGATTCTCTGTTACTattggtgtgtttgtttatggtcACACGAGGGAAGTCACTTGTATGAAGTGTGAGATGTCATCAACAATCTCTGTGCTTTCTTGGGCCCCCACCGTcaagtgtttgtgttgctgctgattAGCAacagctaaacaatgagctgaatcTCATGGTAAAGCTATGTAAAGCTGAGGGGAGTGGCAGATCCatgtgataattctctgtagcTTCATTGGTATTTCAACTGTCACATTGCAATGTCATAAATACAcattgtgtttgatttttttcatgcagaGAAGGTAATCACAGGTGCTTACTTATAACTGAACACAGCATTATAATTTAATAGAAATGAAGTGCAGGAGCTGACTGAGGATGTAAGATCTAGTCAAATGCCTTCCTGTGACATTTCTATTATCTATTAATcagtttttaattgatttttatgAGTGCTAAAACAGCAAGtttttctcacagcagacattttgacttgtcaaagtAGGAAGAACGCTGTAGTTGCAACCTCAACATGTCAGACAAATGAGTTGATTTGACAGAAGCCTTctagaaatgaaaataaaaagtgttgACAAGGATGAGTTTTTCATATTCGTTTTTTAACTTTGCTGCTAAAATATGTAtcacaaaaaatgaaataaatgagtGGGTTCAGAAGGTTAGAGGGTTTAGAAACATTACACGAATGTATGGGCTTTAGAAACTAAACTTGTGTCTAatatttcctcttctctccttggTGTAGGCATCGGCGAGCAGGGCGAGGGAGCAGATCGTGGCTCAGGTCAGCGCAGCACGTGAAgccctggaggaggaggagcagcgtGTCTTGGAGGAGGTGCAGCAAGAGGAGGAGCGGGTGGAGCAGTGTCTCCTCACCCAGAGAGCCCACTGGAGCCAGGCTTTGGCGAGTCTGTCGCAAACACGCTCCGGCCTGGTGCACACGCTGACGCACACTCCAGACGCACAGTTGGTGGTGAGAGACTGGGACATTTTTGTTGAGGGAGGACAAGGGGTCATTGTGTTCAAATAACAGTATCCTGATGATGGTCATTAAACTACCAGAAGAGTCATcactttgtttctgtctttcagaCCAGTGTCCAGGAGATAGCTGACAGGTGAGCTTTCATCACGTGACATTTGCGAATATTATGTTCATGCTCAGGACATACCAGAGGGGTAATGTCTCTCCttgtggtctgtgtgtgtgtcagggtggaggaggcagagggggtTGGGGAGCCCTGTGATACAGACCAGCTCAACCTGAACCCAGGCTGCAGTGACAGCAAGCTGCTGAGAGGTCTGTGGGCCACCGCGGTGCTGCTGGGGCCAAACGGTTAGTAGATTTTTATTCAGTCataatacaaacacaacagatcCAACAGGAACATACAAGGTTATAACATAACTGATGATGGTAATTATTATCATACCTGCTAACTTTGAAAATGTGGAAAACGGTATATTCTTAAATCAAAACCAGGCAGCTCATTTTGTTCATTCTTAatactttttgtgtgtgtgatgatgtaaAAGTAGATGCCTGAGACAGAGACACCCTGAGAAATGTTGCAGGCAAACAGTTCAACAAGAAAAGTAACTGTTCTTACattcaaaaagtaaaagtacttaaatactagtccatacccattgagtgcacagttgtccacgtacagtttcacatgNATGATGTAAAAGTAGATGCCTGAGACAGAGACACCCTGAGAAATGTTGCAGGCAAACAGTTCAACAAGAAAAGTAACTGTCCTTTCGTGATATGCATTCAGTAATAGAAGATCATTTGCTCAATTAAAAGTCCAAGCAAAGTTCTTACattcaaaaagtaaaagtacttaaatactagtccatacccattgagtgcacagttgcccacgtacagtttcacatggtgtgtgtttgNaatattcattgccttatagaagctcagttttagtaagttttccaacttttgccaagagggaactttagatattggtccctagattatgtttcatgcagatcagtcaaacttcctaggaagagattgattttaagtgtttttccaaaaattcaaaatggtggaaaatctatacagccggaagttatgggttcttgaggcaaatttgttcctcgtgaggagaggcatctctgtgcaaagtttcatgtctctacaacatacagggcatgagataagcccattcaaagtttgcaatttcaactggttgctatagcgcccccctttggccaattgatgtaatattactTCATTcccatcctcccatgaccctctaccactgtgccaaattcacatggattgaccaagtcagtgaggagaaaaacgtggaacagacacacccacacacccacagacagagttttcatcattatatagtaagattatcAATAAAATGTGGCCGAATGTTAAAGGTttcatgttgttaaaaaaaaaaagaaaaaaagtcttttcTAATATAAAGCAggtaaaggtgctatataaatactgtgaacATATCCAAACAATCCACAGAGGAACGTGCATAGTCAGTGttcagaaactgtgcctttaaacaaGCTGTCAGGATTTCcgtgaagttgtgatgtcaccacTTTATAGACCATTTCAggcttaaaaaataaagaatcttAAAGGGtctctttgtatttcctgttttaaagTTTTGCATCATATATGAATGACATCTGCTGACAGAAGGTCAACAGACAgtatgagggaaaaaaataatgctttttttgaatattaaagcatgtaaacatgttctagtaaaaactcaaaatgcaagtataaacctgaaaataagcacaatatgggacctttaaagtaGAAgtgctcattatgcagaatggctccTTTATGTGTTATAGttctgtatacagtatataataaTACTGAATCATTGATACTGattcatattatattttataagcTAATGTGTATGCTAGTTTTAAGCAAATGCTGTATTATTAAGCTTTGTAATTAAATGTTCATCAAAAAAGTAACTAGTAACCACTGTACAACTGTCACATAAAAAAGTATAAAGTACCTGAAACTACACATCCCACTACACTGCATACAAGTATAgaattcctgtatttatttataccaCTACTTATCACACATACTGATGTTAGCCATAAAGATAAGTGTACACATGATTTGACCTTTTTGATTTTCAATGTTTTCCGCACCCAGAATCTTCCTGACTTGTGGTAGTGTGCAGTAGCTCTGGAAATATACTTCACATATTAGTAGTAATCACATTCATCTACATAGACTAAATTGTGTCCTGATGTATTTTGCACTCTGGTTGGATACAACAGTAATTGTGAGGGGTGAAAATGTAACAAATGAATGGTGCAAGTGTTGAAATGGATCTAAACTTGGAGAAAAATGAGATAATTTGCATAAGAGTGGCGCAAAAATCCAGTGTTGTTCATGGAAATCTGAAAGGTGGACAGCATGATACAAAGATTCTTATAATGCCTCAAAGCATGTCTGCTTATAGTGCAGCAGTTTGTGACATTTATTCCATCTCGTTCTTCTTCCCACAGCTTATGGATCGTCTTATTTAAAGTTTGACGAGCGCACAGTGAGCCCCCTTCTGTCCCTGTCTGATGATGTCTGCACTCTGACCTTCCTGCACAAAAAAGTTCGCCAACCTCTGCCCTACGACCCGGCACGCTTTGACTGTTGGCCCAACGCACTGGGCTCACTGTCCATGTCCTCTGGCACCCACAGCTGGGTGGTGGACGTGGGCCAGAGTGGTGCCTTTAAGGTCGGGGTCTGCTACAGCTCTCTGGAGCGCAAAGGCTCCGGGGACGAGGCCCGGCTGGGCCACAACAGTCAGTCGTGGGTGCTGTGCCACTACGACGGGGACTACTCCTTCTGCCACGCAGGGAAGAAGGTGCCTCTGCAGGTGGTGAGGAGACCCCAGAGGATTGGCCTGCTGCTGGACTGGCCcagtcacacactgctgttttaTGAGCCGGACTCCAGCGCTGTGCTGTACACTGTCACACATCCCTTCAGTGCCCCACTGCTGCCGGCGTTTGCTGTCACCGACCGCAGTATCACCATACTGCACTGACACACTCTGCTGAAAACTAAATGACCTTAAACATGTGAAAATGCCTTTCTCTAATGTAAATATGATCAGCAACTAAAGATCCTCCACCTGTGCTGTAATGAAAGGCCTcagtttgtatttattatattagCTAATCTATTAGCTGCTGattctttttttactgtttttaatgatttaatagattttaatattcataatgTACAGTAGTGCTGTAACAGTATTGTTTGACTGATGATGATTGTGttttaataattgttttttatcttaAGTTTGAGCTTCCCCAAGACTCTGTGTAGAAAATGGTAATCACACTGTTTGATCTAGGACTGTTCAAAACAAGGCTGGAATCGCCTTTTCCCCCGGGAAAGATTTGTACAAACTTAACAGGTAAATGGACAATTTTAGAGCATTTTGAATCAAAAAAATCCTAGAAGTTTTGATCAGTGTCAGGGAGCAGCATATGATTAAGGGACACACAGGAAAAGTTCACACACTTTGactttattatgacattttctATGACATACCAACActaaacaaaaactaaacaatcaGCGGTGATGTAACCGACATGACGctcatattacattttatttttccacttttttgttacatttgaaagtaataaaataaactcagtacagtgtttgacattgattgtaTCTACCCACAGCAGTCAAGTAACAGCTCGACCGGGGCACGGCAACACCACTTGcacaaaaccacacacagaactgCTGTTCCCCATAATATTAGAACCagaagtaataatattaatggaAATATGTTCAGTGTATTTATGATTTtgattacatttgctaattattATCTTAGATGATGATGCCTGGCTGCCTTTTGTAGCAGAGCAatcttttttaatatatttttattggtatgttggggggacattttgagCCTATTTGAATAGATCTGTCCCCCCAACATACGCTATAATTACAGCCTAGGTTTAAAGTGTTGTGTAAAAGAAACTCACTACATAAATACCCTGAGATCATTTTGTATTGATGTTATTTGCTcagtaaaacatttattatagTTTGACTGTTATgtattctgtctctctctctgtctttactgttgatttgtttgtttgtttactgggAGCCCCTTCAGTTGCTGCCTTGAAAATTGCTGTTCCTGGGGACCAtaatcaaatcaatcaatcaatcaatcattcaatcaattttatttataaagcccagtatcacaaatcaggatttgcctcacagggctttacagcatacgacatccctctgtccttaggaccctcgcagcggataaggaaaaactctccaaaaaaaccttaacgggggaaaaaaatgatagaaacttcaggaagagcaactgaggaggaatccctcttccaggatgacagacgtgcaatagatgtcgtacagaacagatcaacatgataaattaacagtaatccgtgtgacacaatgagacagaaagagagacagagacagagagagatgcaggacagacggtaatgacagtagcttacaacaacattaatgaaagtaataatattatagttatagttctggctattgtggtacaatatgttgaaagtatatattaatatctcatagtatacatatgtgacaatcaTCATCATTAAATGAAATACATAGTTAtagtcaactttttttttactttcacttcat
It encodes:
- the bspry gene encoding B box and SPRY domain-containing protein isoform X2 encodes the protein MTEELITCELTCPSSPTDSGKTLNGVKTVEMDIEQPIFSVLSGGVKQQQQPEGDTPVLGSPSATTADTESGIFSGECELCVEHEAELDWFCGTEQRLICSHCAIVGPCHGHTVTPLATRVTAVRNQLVDVCEKMQLQALRIERFIGQTLTAKEQKLQASASRAREQIVAQVSAAREALEEEEQRVLEEVQQEEERVEQCLLTQRAHWSQALASLSQTRSGLVHTLTHTPDAQLVTSVQEIADRVEEAEGVGEPCDTDQLNLNPGCSDSKLLRGLWATAVLLGPNAYGSSYLKFDERTVSPLLSLSDDVCTLTFLHKKVRQPLPYDPARFDCWPNALGSLSMSSGTHSWVVDVGQSGAFKVGVCYSSLERKGSGDEARLGHNSQSWVLCHYDGDYSFCHAGKKVPLQVVRRPQRIGLLLDWPSHTLLFYEPDSSAVLYTVTHPFSAPLLPAFAVTDRSITILH
- the bspry gene encoding B box and SPRY domain-containing protein isoform X1, with product MTEELITCELTCPSSPTDSGKTLNGVKTVEMDIEQPIFSVLSGGVKQQQQPEGDTPVLGSPSATTADTESGIFSGECELCVEHEAELDWFCGTEQRLICSHCAIVGPCHGHTVTPLATRVTAVRLVDVCEKMQLQALRIERFIGQTLTAKEQKLQASASRAREQIVAQVSAAREALEEEEQRVLEEVQQEEERVEQCLLTQRAHWSQALASLSQTRSGLVHTLTHTPDAQLVTSVQEIADRVEEAEGVGEPCDTDQLNLNPGCSDSKLLRGLWATAVLLGPNAYGSSYLKFDERTVSPLLSLSDDVCTLTFLHKKVRQPLPYDPARFDCWPNALGSLSMSSGTHSWVVDVGQSGAFKVGVCYSSLERKGSGDEARLGHNSQSWVLCHYDGDYSFCHAGKKVPLQVVRRPQRIGLLLDWPSHTLLFYEPDSSAVLYTVTHPFSAPLLPAFAVTDRSITILH